A portion of the Paenibacillus marchantiae genome contains these proteins:
- a CDS encoding Ger(x)C family spore germination protein, which yields MKTWMIMPKLSVVLVCVLLCSGCWSKVEINERTFITTMYVDKGEKPGEIDISLSMPLPNRLSPEGTGGPGKNPYALVSSTASTIADAIEKIQTDLTRKISWGHTRVVVFGEAYAREGIQDAMEWISREPLFHLSSYVMVAKGRARDVADLTPVFEETPSDVLREFATQENMLKTQMLSVLMADKMNQGFAAPFLESKGTSMASEDNKRKQWTSQIGGALFKQMKMVDSISANEARTIAWANRKLDSVALSVETDKEKASMTIYNMNSKIKVRLVNGQPFFDITLRGQAELNSVIPILKVKDIVGVNQIEQKANEKVSAYLTDAIRSGQRKNADILMLGYRLEWAYPQIWEKLRPVWNDYVKNELQFNVHAQINIQFVGSESSY from the coding sequence ATGAAAACGTGGATGATTATGCCCAAACTGAGTGTCGTTTTGGTATGCGTGTTACTTTGCAGTGGCTGCTGGTCCAAAGTGGAAATAAATGAACGTACGTTTATTACAACCATGTATGTGGATAAGGGTGAGAAACCAGGTGAAATCGATATTTCATTAAGTATGCCACTTCCCAACCGTCTCTCTCCGGAAGGTACGGGCGGACCCGGAAAAAATCCATATGCTCTCGTTTCGTCTACCGCATCCACCATCGCTGACGCCATAGAGAAAATCCAAACCGATCTCACACGAAAGATTTCCTGGGGGCACACACGGGTAGTGGTGTTCGGTGAGGCATACGCCAGAGAGGGTATTCAAGATGCGATGGAATGGATCTCACGTGAACCTTTGTTCCATCTTAGCAGTTACGTCATGGTTGCGAAGGGCAGAGCCAGAGACGTGGCGGATCTGACTCCCGTTTTCGAGGAAACACCCAGTGATGTGTTAAGAGAATTTGCAACCCAAGAAAACATGTTAAAGACGCAAATGCTCAGTGTACTTATGGCTGACAAAATGAATCAGGGCTTTGCCGCCCCCTTTCTGGAATCGAAAGGAACCTCGATGGCAAGTGAGGATAATAAACGAAAGCAATGGACCAGTCAAATAGGTGGTGCTCTTTTCAAACAGATGAAGATGGTCGATTCAATCTCGGCGAATGAAGCAAGGACCATAGCCTGGGCCAATCGCAAATTGGATTCCGTGGCCCTTTCCGTGGAAACCGATAAAGAAAAAGCGAGCATGACGATCTATAATATGAATTCCAAAATTAAGGTCAGGCTTGTCAACGGACAGCCTTTCTTCGACATCACTTTGCGGGGGCAGGCAGAACTGAATTCCGTGATTCCGATTCTCAAGGTCAAAGATATTGTGGGCGTGAATCAGATCGAGCAAAAGGCCAATGAAAAAGTGAGTGCCTATCTAACCGACGCAATAAGGAGTGGCCAACGCAAGAACGCCGATATTCTAATGCTCGGTTATCGCCTGGAATGGGCATATCCTCAGATCTGGGAAAAGTTGCGTCCCGTTTGGAATGATTATGTCAAAAACGAATTGCAGTTTAACGTGCATGCCCAAATCAACATCCAGTTCGTAGGTTCGGAATCCAGCTACTGA
- a CDS encoding non-ribosomal peptide synthetase family protein has translation MVENQSSSTQTVESGLPVLQIPLDFGRRQQAFTYESAHISLESSLGRELKQKFGSEGVYPALLSAYAALLFRLSAEQELAIGTLAPDQVASHVLLQIQGKLTFIELIHQISDQLQLHYTLQAGGNPETLFMFNSVQLPKAPQLLNWNIRDDQNMLTLDLFYDSSLLNESTVTRYAEYYQTLLLAMLRDQDKAIGTVDILSASDRLLYREMNDTAVHEPEHQTIHGWFEATAAEYPESPAITSPTGRYTYRELNERANQVARVLLSNGLQKGEFVSIFMERSLETIISLLGILKAGGVYVPVDPEHPQERNSYIVEDTASSFVLTKESSLPEASRLFSGITSVRQILAVDGRLAGFAASNPNLDIEPDDLAYIIYTSGSTGKPKGALIAHRGVANLGSVVQRDCDIQPGDVLTQFATYSFDASVWDTIGALFYGAELYLLSAEERVSVEEFASAIERTGTTIITILPTIFFNQLASFLSDEGFHKLAKVKIITVAGEALYGEQVRAFQRKFGNQIDIVNVYGPTECTVATATHRISEQVPESVVNIPIGRPIHNYKVYIVNEEQQLCPVGVPGEVYIATPALAKGYLNQPERTAQAFIDNPFAIDEKIYKSGDIAKMLDTGLLEYVGRSDSQLKIRGHRIEIGEIEDHFARLDQVQDVAVIPKKESDGQNMLVGYFTSKDGSTLSVADIKAELTVKLPSYFVPKWICQLDEMPIAPTGKINRKAMVALPHVERHEDRPDRVLPETETEAIILEAWKEILQHDDFGVEDSFFAIGGDSLRVIHVLVILKPHYPQLKIADFFAEKTVRALAQRVEKLAQTTEETTHSSVNEGMITQLSEHPVELRSQIGYPEILNPEHVLLTGATGYLGSHVLQQLILTSNTRIYTLVRRPADGSSAMERLSSVMKDYFGPELLPLLASRVEIIEGDLEQPNLGLSVEQTTYVQERIDRVIHCAADVRHFGDAAQFAKTNVDGTTALLKLVRSKPGASFHHVSTMGIPEDLALSGQWESSLQYDRFPADLHVDNLYSDSKLEAEKVLMIAAEEGVPVSIYRAGNLTCHSETGRFQSNIDSNAFYRMIKAMLLLGKAPAADWMVDFTPIDYASQAIVHLALRQDTAGRVFHICNPEPISYDDLIRSVNRAGYEVETLPFAEYTNWLFDGSVSKDPEALQLAIAQLEGDGAKDSAYVYASPVTTAYVEPAGIICAKTDDRFISKMMEHAIEIGYFPKAVRPQFGTSPTME, from the coding sequence GTGGTCGAAAATCAATCATCATCTACCCAAACAGTGGAATCTGGCCTGCCGGTTCTTCAGATTCCACTGGATTTTGGGCGCCGTCAACAAGCATTCACTTATGAGTCTGCTCATATTTCATTGGAATCGTCCCTGGGTCGGGAACTGAAACAAAAATTCGGTTCAGAGGGCGTATATCCAGCATTATTGTCTGCCTACGCAGCCTTGTTGTTCCGTTTATCAGCTGAGCAGGAACTTGCCATCGGCACGCTGGCTCCCGATCAGGTAGCCTCCCATGTGTTATTGCAGATTCAAGGAAAGTTAACCTTTATCGAACTGATTCATCAGATTTCAGATCAACTCCAGCTGCATTACACGCTGCAAGCGGGAGGTAATCCGGAAACGCTGTTCATGTTTAACAGTGTACAGCTCCCTAAAGCTCCTCAATTGTTAAATTGGAATATTCGTGATGATCAGAATATGCTCACGCTGGATCTGTTCTATGACAGTTCACTTCTAAATGAATCTACGGTCACAAGATATGCAGAGTATTATCAGACTCTTTTACTGGCTATGTTGCGTGACCAAGACAAGGCCATCGGCACAGTGGACATTTTATCCGCTTCAGACCGGTTGCTATACCGAGAAATGAATGATACCGCCGTTCACGAACCAGAACATCAGACGATTCATGGCTGGTTCGAAGCAACAGCAGCCGAATATCCTGAATCTCCAGCAATTACTTCACCAACTGGCAGGTACACCTATAGAGAATTGAATGAACGTGCCAATCAGGTTGCCCGTGTGCTGTTATCCAACGGATTGCAAAAAGGAGAATTCGTCAGCATCTTTATGGAGCGGAGTTTGGAAACAATTATTTCTTTGCTCGGTATTCTCAAAGCTGGCGGAGTATACGTTCCTGTCGATCCTGAGCACCCACAAGAACGCAACAGTTATATTGTCGAAGATACAGCTTCATCCTTTGTCCTGACCAAAGAGTCCTCTTTACCTGAAGCTTCACGGTTATTCTCAGGAATTACTAGCGTTCGCCAAATCCTGGCCGTAGATGGACGCCTTGCCGGATTCGCTGCAAGTAACCCCAATCTCGATATTGAGCCAGACGACCTGGCGTATATCATTTATACCTCGGGATCTACCGGCAAGCCCAAAGGTGCGCTTATTGCCCATCGGGGTGTAGCCAATCTTGGTAGTGTGGTGCAGCGGGATTGCGATATTCAACCAGGTGACGTATTAACCCAGTTTGCTACATACAGCTTCGATGCATCAGTGTGGGATACGATTGGCGCCTTGTTCTACGGAGCAGAACTGTACCTGTTGTCGGCGGAAGAACGTGTATCCGTTGAAGAATTTGCGAGTGCAATTGAGCGCACAGGCACAACAATTATTACGATACTGCCAACCATCTTTTTCAACCAGCTTGCTTCCTTCCTGTCTGATGAAGGCTTCCACAAGCTGGCCAAAGTCAAAATCATTACCGTGGCTGGAGAAGCACTGTACGGTGAGCAGGTTCGTGCCTTCCAGCGCAAATTCGGCAACCAGATTGATATCGTCAATGTATACGGACCTACGGAATGTACAGTAGCGACAGCGACTCACCGAATTAGTGAGCAAGTTCCGGAAAGTGTCGTTAACATTCCAATAGGCAGACCGATTCATAACTATAAAGTGTATATCGTCAATGAAGAACAGCAATTATGCCCGGTAGGCGTTCCCGGCGAGGTATATATAGCAACACCCGCTTTGGCCAAAGGTTATCTGAACCAGCCAGAGCGTACAGCGCAGGCATTCATTGATAATCCATTTGCCATCGATGAGAAAATCTATAAGTCTGGCGATATTGCCAAAATGCTCGATACCGGACTGCTGGAATATGTCGGACGCAGCGATTCCCAGTTAAAAATCCGGGGTCACCGGATTGAGATTGGAGAGATCGAGGATCATTTTGCCCGTCTGGATCAGGTTCAGGATGTGGCCGTGATTCCCAAGAAGGAATCGGATGGTCAAAACATGCTCGTAGGATACTTTACATCCAAAGATGGCAGTACACTTTCCGTTGCGGATATTAAAGCGGAGCTAACGGTGAAGCTTCCTTCCTATTTTGTACCCAAATGGATCTGTCAGCTCGATGAAATGCCAATCGCACCGACAGGGAAAATCAATCGTAAAGCGATGGTAGCTCTGCCTCACGTAGAGCGTCATGAAGATCGACCTGATCGGGTACTGCCAGAGACGGAAACCGAAGCAATTATTCTGGAAGCATGGAAAGAAATTCTTCAGCACGATGACTTTGGTGTGGAGGATAGCTTCTTCGCCATTGGCGGTGATTCTCTTCGGGTCATCCATGTGCTGGTTATTCTGAAGCCGCATTATCCGCAGCTGAAAATTGCCGACTTTTTTGCCGAGAAGACGGTTCGTGCCTTGGCACAACGCGTGGAGAAGCTGGCTCAAACTACAGAAGAAACTACCCATTCCTCAGTGAATGAGGGCATGATCACCCAATTGTCAGAACATCCTGTAGAGCTGAGATCCCAGATTGGATATCCTGAAATTCTGAATCCCGAGCATGTACTCCTGACCGGGGCTACCGGATATCTTGGATCCCATGTGCTGCAACAGTTGATTCTAACTTCGAATACACGCATCTATACTCTTGTGCGCCGTCCCGCAGACGGAAGCTCTGCGATGGAACGACTGAGCAGCGTCATGAAAGATTACTTTGGACCGGAGCTTCTACCTCTCCTCGCATCCCGCGTCGAGATTATTGAAGGCGATCTGGAGCAACCGAATCTTGGTCTTTCAGTCGAGCAGACAACTTACGTGCAAGAACGAATTGACCGTGTGATACACTGCGCCGCGGATGTACGACATTTCGGGGATGCAGCACAATTCGCCAAAACCAATGTGGATGGAACCACTGCATTGCTCAAACTCGTTCGCAGCAAACCAGGTGCCTCCTTCCACCATGTATCCACGATGGGGATACCGGAAGATCTTGCACTCAGTGGACAGTGGGAGTCATCATTGCAATATGATCGCTTCCCAGCGGACCTGCACGTGGACAACCTGTACTCGGACAGCAAGCTTGAAGCCGAGAAAGTGCTTATGATTGCTGCTGAAGAAGGTGTACCTGTTAGCATCTATCGTGCAGGTAACCTGACATGTCATTCCGAGACGGGACGTTTCCAGTCTAATATTGATAGCAACGCCTTTTATCGCATGATTAAAGCAATGTTATTGCTGGGCAAGGCACCGGCAGCCGACTGGATGGTTGATTTTACACCTATTGATTATGCAAGTCAGGCCATTGTGCATCTGGCATTACGCCAGGACACAGCAGGACGTGTATTCCATATCTGTAATCCGGAACCTATCAGCTACGATGATCTGATTCGTTCTGTGAATCGGGCCGGTTATGAAGTAGAGACTCTGCCTTTTGCAGAATACACCAACTGGTTGTTCGATGGCAGTGTCAGCAAGGACCCTGAGGCACTTCAACTGGCTATCGCCCAGCTTGAAGGAGACGGTGCCAAGGATTCTGCCTACGTATATGCTTCTCCTGTAACAACCGCCTATGTAGAACCAGCCGGCATTATATGCGCCAAAACTGATGATCGTTTCATCTCAAAAATGATGGAACATGCCATCGAGATTGGTTATTTCCCTAAGGCCGTCCGACCGCAGTTTGGTACTTCGCCAACAATGGAATAA
- a CDS encoding GNAT family N-acetyltransferase: MAYRIRLAELSDVNGVAQLFNDYRMFYDQPTDLERASEYIKERMERNESVILVAESKLETEKEEEYSLTNKPLAGEFGGFIQLYPSFSSVSMRPIWVLNDLYVHADHRQRGIARKLLEAARLWGNESGAVRIVLSTAISNKKAQALYESEGYTLDTKFMYYELHI, translated from the coding sequence ATGGCGTATCGGATCAGACTTGCTGAGCTTAGTGATGTTAACGGAGTGGCACAGTTGTTCAATGACTATAGAATGTTTTACGATCAGCCTACCGATCTGGAGAGAGCAAGTGAATACATAAAAGAACGAATGGAACGGAATGAATCCGTTATTTTGGTTGCCGAATCGAAATTGGAGACAGAAAAGGAAGAGGAGTACAGTCTGACGAATAAACCCTTAGCGGGTGAGTTTGGTGGATTTATACAGCTGTATCCTAGCTTTAGTTCAGTGTCCATGAGGCCAATCTGGGTACTAAATGATCTGTACGTACATGCGGATCATCGCCAGAGAGGAATTGCGCGTAAGCTGCTGGAAGCTGCACGACTATGGGGAAATGAGAGTGGGGCTGTACGAATAGTGCTCTCTACGGCGATAAGCAACAAGAAAGCTCAGGCATTATATGAGTCGGAAGGCTATACGCTGGACACCAAGTTCATGTATTATGAACTTCATATATAA
- a CDS encoding TraX family protein translates to MMQWIAMITMLIDHIGAVFYPQVGELRIIGRIAFPIYAFAVYIGYKHTRNVQKYIWRLFWIAVISQLPFMVAFNHFSLNVVWTLWSALLVLLVLDKLPVRLLGIPIVIVAGLVMEMTHMDYGMYGLLLVLLFRYFQGPVLVMAHLLLNVLYIYLHSSSIQMYSVIATAGIAMAQYYNAGFRLKGPRWIWRYFYPAHLAVIALIRLI, encoded by the coding sequence ATGATGCAATGGATAGCCATGATCACGATGTTGATCGATCATATAGGAGCCGTCTTTTATCCACAGGTCGGTGAGCTGCGAATCATTGGTCGAATTGCTTTTCCAATCTATGCTTTTGCCGTTTATATCGGTTATAAACATACTCGCAACGTACAAAAATACATATGGCGGTTGTTCTGGATTGCAGTGATTTCTCAATTGCCGTTTATGGTGGCTTTTAATCATTTTTCGCTGAATGTGGTATGGACATTATGGTCTGCTCTGCTTGTATTGCTTGTGCTCGATAAACTTCCGGTCCGTTTGCTGGGAATTCCGATTGTGATCGTGGCTGGTTTGGTCATGGAGATGACCCATATGGATTATGGTATGTATGGCCTACTGCTTGTATTGCTATTCCGTTACTTCCAGGGCCCAGTACTAGTAATGGCTCATTTGCTCTTAAATGTGCTGTATATTTATCTGCACAGCAGCTCTATTCAGATGTACAGCGTGATTGCTACGGCAGGAATTGCAATGGCCCAGTATTATAACGCAGGCTTCCGTCTGAAAGGTCCGCGTTGGATTTGGCGTTATTTTTATCCTGCACATTTGGCTGTCATTGCTTTGATCCGCTTGATTTGA
- a CDS encoding spore germination protein — protein sequence MEKDNIYEQVRANLLGVADIIYQPFQIGPFHCELIYIQSIVDTPTMREAIVKPLLEEASRNEIDHQFITRVLTGSFFTLNSHHSNSPEAIVDDIVSGNAALYIEGISGMIHFALQNYQRRSVAESTNEVVIVGPQEAFIEDIHVNMSLLRHKIKHPDLKMIKFTIGKYTKTEVFVVYIQGLCKPDILENVLESLGNIDMDSSLGVSYLSEFLEDHPLSPFPQYQYTERPDTVAAALVEGRIGVMQDGTPFSLLIPVTFFSLMQSSEDYYQRFYSASFIRLIRLLFAFIAFLLPSFYVAVTTFHPEIIPTNLLITIASARENIPFPALIEALIMEVTFEGLREAGIRIPKPLGQTVSIIGGIVIGQAAVQAGIVSAPLVIVVSITGIAAFIIPHFELGLAFRLLRFPVLFMGGTLGLFGIVISIYLIYWYMVSLRSFGVPYMQPFAPLVLRDIKDTIVRVPWFLMKKRPAAYEDANKKRQKT from the coding sequence ATGGAAAAAGACAATATCTATGAACAGGTTAGAGCTAATCTGTTGGGTGTTGCCGACATAATCTATCAGCCTTTTCAAATTGGACCTTTCCATTGTGAACTCATCTATATTCAGTCCATTGTAGATACCCCTACTATGCGGGAAGCCATCGTCAAACCACTGCTTGAGGAAGCCTCGAGAAATGAAATAGATCATCAATTCATTACCCGAGTCCTGACCGGATCATTTTTCACCCTTAACAGCCACCACTCGAATTCACCAGAAGCAATTGTGGATGATATCGTGTCAGGTAATGCAGCCTTATATATCGAGGGTATTTCGGGAATGATTCATTTTGCACTTCAAAATTATCAAAGGCGTTCCGTAGCGGAATCAACCAATGAAGTTGTAATTGTTGGCCCTCAGGAAGCCTTCATTGAAGATATTCATGTGAACATGTCTCTGCTTCGGCACAAAATTAAACACCCTGATTTGAAGATGATCAAATTCACCATTGGAAAATACACCAAAACCGAGGTGTTCGTTGTATATATCCAAGGGTTATGCAAGCCAGACATTTTGGAAAACGTGTTGGAAAGTCTTGGTAATATTGATATGGATAGCAGCCTTGGTGTAAGTTATCTATCTGAATTTCTGGAGGACCATCCTCTCTCTCCGTTTCCACAATATCAATATACGGAAAGACCGGATACGGTGGCTGCTGCACTGGTTGAAGGACGGATTGGGGTCATGCAGGATGGAACACCGTTCTCCCTGCTCATTCCGGTTACTTTTTTCTCTTTAATGCAGTCTTCGGAAGACTATTATCAACGATTTTATTCTGCCTCCTTTATCAGGCTTATTCGTCTGTTGTTTGCCTTTATAGCCTTCCTGCTTCCATCCTTTTATGTCGCCGTAACTACATTTCACCCGGAAATCATTCCGACCAACCTACTGATTACGATCGCTTCTGCTAGAGAAAACATTCCTTTCCCTGCCTTGATTGAAGCGCTCATTATGGAAGTGACCTTTGAAGGTTTGCGCGAAGCGGGGATTCGTATTCCGAAGCCACTGGGCCAAACGGTGTCTATTATCGGGGGGATTGTTATTGGTCAGGCGGCCGTACAGGCTGGAATTGTCTCAGCACCACTGGTTATTGTCGTATCTATCACAGGTATTGCCGCCTTTATCATCCCGCACTTCGAGCTCGGACTGGCCTTCCGGCTGCTTCGATTTCCGGTGCTGTTTATGGGTGGAACGCTGGGTCTGTTCGGCATCGTGATCTCGATCTATCTGATCTATTGGTATATGGTTAGTCTGCGTTCATTTGGCGTGCCTTATATGCAGCCATTTGCCCCCCTCGTGCTACGTGATATCAAGGATACTATCGTTCGTGTGCCTTGGTTCCTAATGAAGAAGCGACCAGCAGCTTACGAAGATGCGAATAAGAAAAGGCAAAAAACATGA
- a CDS encoding methyl-accepting chemotaxis protein, with translation MSFFSKNLLLSFTNIIIIGVALIASSYYFQKTILVDQLHGQVEQITKKWAEGIDSTEVQAAIAEANYDGKTQTKLRAYFDEMQQYYPNIAQAYIFGVELGGDNQRLTSLVAMPTNLKEAFQSENVNIGDMYEQPVVVANALKEMVNTDRPTFTTFYSDDFGTWTTIAYPIKDSNGKIYSYFAVDADASAVPAGLNKLLKNGIIILVAFLLLFLIIQYLVVKNTLSPIRHLIKGIDDVSRGNLNVKIPTGKDDLGIVNEKFNTMVRKINDTIVKVQITSQEVNESAKELYEVSERNSENADSINSNVTQITSNIRAQEQATRDSARAMSEMAIVIQTIASSSASVADEAYEMERRSQQGNSVVRQVSEQMNLITESVKNTASAIQVLESRSQEIGDILNIISGISSQTNLLALNASIEAARVGEEGRGFAVVAGEVRKLAEQSEQSTSQVAVLIQEIQAEIRQAVRAMEQGTSEVDTGLSVADQTGQLFEEILEAAKKVSNQIQEVSSATEEISAGTEEMTATADDLSASVSKTADNSERISSSVDEQKASLITLVDSSTRLNNMSEELQELISHFNVSKQ, from the coding sequence ATGTCTTTTTTCTCCAAAAATCTGTTGCTTTCATTTACTAACATTATTATCATCGGCGTGGCACTTATTGCCAGCAGCTATTACTTTCAAAAAACAATCCTCGTAGACCAACTACATGGTCAGGTAGAACAAATTACTAAAAAATGGGCAGAAGGCATTGATTCCACCGAAGTGCAGGCTGCTATTGCAGAAGCCAATTATGATGGAAAAACCCAAACCAAATTGCGTGCCTATTTCGATGAAATGCAGCAATATTATCCTAACATTGCACAAGCCTACATCTTTGGCGTCGAGCTGGGTGGAGATAACCAACGGTTAACTTCCCTTGTTGCCATGCCAACCAATCTGAAGGAAGCCTTCCAGAGTGAAAATGTAAATATCGGCGACATGTATGAACAGCCAGTCGTTGTGGCAAATGCACTGAAAGAAATGGTGAATACCGATCGCCCAACGTTCACCACATTTTATTCCGATGATTTCGGAACCTGGACAACCATTGCTTACCCGATCAAGGATAGCAACGGCAAGATTTATTCTTACTTTGCAGTCGATGCAGACGCATCAGCAGTACCTGCCGGACTGAACAAATTGCTCAAGAACGGAATTATCATCCTGGTAGCGTTCCTGCTGTTGTTCCTGATTATCCAATATCTTGTTGTCAAAAACACGCTTTCCCCTATTCGTCACCTGATCAAAGGGATTGATGACGTAAGCCGGGGTAATTTGAATGTCAAAATTCCGACAGGCAAAGACGATCTGGGCATTGTGAACGAAAAGTTCAATACAATGGTTCGCAAGATCAACGATACCATCGTCAAAGTGCAAATCACTTCGCAAGAAGTTAACGAGTCTGCTAAGGAACTGTATGAAGTCTCGGAGAGAAACAGCGAGAATGCTGATTCTATTAATAGCAACGTTACTCAGATTACATCCAACATTCGTGCACAGGAACAGGCAACCCGGGATAGTGCCCGTGCGATGTCCGAGATGGCTATCGTCATTCAGACTATTGCCAGCAGTTCAGCGAGTGTAGCTGACGAGGCCTATGAGATGGAACGTCGATCCCAACAAGGAAACAGTGTGGTTCGTCAGGTATCCGAACAGATGAATCTGATTACGGAATCTGTTAAAAACACCGCTTCGGCCATTCAGGTTCTGGAGAGCCGCTCTCAGGAAATTGGCGATATTCTGAATATCATCTCAGGCATTTCCAGCCAGACGAACTTACTTGCACTCAACGCATCTATTGAAGCAGCACGTGTTGGTGAAGAAGGTCGAGGATTCGCAGTTGTAGCAGGTGAAGTACGTAAGCTTGCTGAGCAGTCCGAACAATCCACGAGCCAGGTTGCTGTACTGATCCAAGAGATCCAGGCTGAAATCAGACAAGCCGTTCGTGCGATGGAACAAGGAACGTCTGAAGTGGATACCGGACTCAGCGTAGCTGATCAAACCGGTCAATTGTTCGAAGAGATTCTGGAAGCAGCCAAGAAAGTATCGAATCAGATTCAGGAAGTATCGAGTGCTACAGAAGAAATCTCTGCAGGTACAGAAGAAATGACCGCAACTGCGGATGATTTATCTGCGAGTGTGAGTAAGACAGCTGACAACAGTGAACGGATCTCTTCATCCGTAGATGAACAAAAAGCATCACTGATTACACTTGTTGATTCCTCTACCCGTTTGAACAACATGTCTGAGGAGCTGCAAGAACTGATTTCGCATTTTAATGTAAGTAAACAATAA
- a CDS encoding GerAB/ArcD/ProY family transporter: MIKLSAGQAYRFMFVYLYSEPIAFLLQRLFKMSGYQGWISILGGFAISLILLFFTYRLGAVYPDRPWIDFGEEIVGKAVHKLFLGLIVLLCLYLISVDVENFIVFLQSMYLPETPIWLTATVTILCISLSARSGLITIVYLSEGIFLVQIFTSTFLMPAVMGGGNPDVLLAMVTHHDLKEILTGSFSTMPWFSEWMMFLFLAPAIAFRRPLLRSMLFAGSTLALFIIVFWMFTLMNFGPYEASSLRYPLLEMIRFARYGDFLDNLDPFLIAIWSTTMFTRSSFLLYVASVCLAKLTGVRQEKTVVYLLAGTAASYVLQYAKDAASYELAIRSYAIATYAVLIESMPILYVVVYWLRFGKSKKASEASAAPSP, translated from the coding sequence ATGATCAAATTGTCTGCCGGACAAGCGTACCGTTTTATGTTTGTCTACCTGTATTCCGAACCCATCGCTTTTCTTCTGCAGCGCTTGTTCAAAATGAGCGGTTATCAAGGGTGGATATCCATCCTTGGCGGGTTTGCGATCAGTCTGATTCTTCTCTTTTTCACATACAGATTGGGAGCGGTTTACCCTGATCGACCCTGGATTGATTTCGGTGAAGAAATTGTGGGCAAGGCCGTTCACAAGCTGTTCCTCGGCCTCATTGTATTACTGTGCCTGTATTTGATATCCGTTGACGTAGAGAATTTCATCGTTTTTCTGCAATCCATGTATTTACCCGAGACACCCATATGGCTGACAGCAACCGTAACTATTTTATGTATCAGCCTTTCAGCGCGCTCAGGTTTGATTACCATTGTCTATTTATCAGAAGGGATATTTCTGGTGCAAATCTTCACCTCTACTTTTCTCATGCCTGCTGTAATGGGTGGGGGGAATCCTGATGTACTGCTTGCCATGGTAACGCATCATGATCTGAAAGAAATTTTAACAGGCTCGTTTTCAACCATGCCCTGGTTTTCCGAATGGATGATGTTCCTGTTCCTCGCCCCTGCCATTGCTTTCAGGCGGCCGCTTCTACGAAGTATGTTATTTGCAGGTTCTACGCTTGCATTATTCATTATCGTGTTCTGGATGTTTACGTTAATGAATTTTGGACCTTACGAAGCCAGCAGTCTTCGCTACCCTTTGCTGGAGATGATACGTTTTGCCCGTTACGGCGATTTTCTGGATAACCTGGACCCTTTCCTAATTGCCATCTGGTCTACGACCATGTTTACTCGCAGCTCGTTTCTGTTATACGTCGCCTCCGTTTGTCTTGCTAAACTTACCGGAGTTCGGCAGGAAAAAACGGTAGTTTACTTGCTAGCCGGAACTGCGGCTTCTTATGTGCTTCAATATGCAAAAGACGCGGCTTCCTATGAATTAGCCATTCGTTCTTACGCCATTGCTACATATGCCGTGCTTATCGAGAGTATGCCTATATTATATGTTGTTGTTTATTGGCTGCGATTTGGGAAAAGCAAAAAGGCGAGCGAGGCTTCTGCCGCCCCGTCGCCTTGA